TGCTTCCATTACACTAATTAACTTATCCTTGGGAACAGGTTGATCTTTAAATGTTCGGTTACTGCTCCACTCAAATATTTCTTTTAACATGCCTGTCTCTCCTCGCTATTTTAAACTCACACTAAAGTTCATTGCCAATTACCGGACTCCGTTCTCAGTAGAAACCTTATAGCCTGCTTATCCTGTTATGCATGGCTATCTCAGTTTCTCAAATACGCTGTCGCCTTTCGGCCTTAGTTTCCCAGCATCTTTGCATACTCTTGTTCCAATTCATAAACGTTTTTTTCCCACTGACTCTCCGCATAACTTGTACATACACTATCGATGATGAATCGTTCATCAAGAGCCGAGTAACTAATGTTAAGAGTAAGTTTTTTAATCATTTTAACCCCCCATTTATTCTGTATACATATATTAAGTACACTTAATGTATGTGCAAAAAATTCCACCTCCTTTCTTTTTCTTATACCGTTAAGTATACGTAATATATATTTGATAGACATATATTACGTATACTTAATTTATGCTTAAACGTCATGGCTCGCAGAAGATACAACGAAACCCCTCAGACAAACGCCTTTTCTCTAAGAACTTCAAATGATACCCTCTCAGCGAACGCAGGGCACCAGGCCTAGTCCGGAACAGACCGGAAAATCAACTCTCAATTATAATGTTTGATATATTTTCAACAGTACCCGTTCCAATACTTCAATTTCCTCTCCGGTACATTCCTTCAACATTTCATTTCGGACTGTATTGCAAACGTCCAGCACAGCAGCCTTTAAATCTATGGCTTTTTGCGTTAGGAAAATCAGATAGGCCCGCCGGTCTTCCGGTGAATCCGCCCGGTATACCAATTTCATCATCTCCAGGCGATCAATTAAGCCTGTCAACGTCGAGTTGTCCAGATAACTCCTTTTACCCAGTTCAGAAACACTAATTCCATCGCCTTTATACAATGTATAAAGAACCAGCATTTGTACCGGTGTAATTCCTAAATCCTTTTGGTTTAATACCGCTTTAGTAAATTGGTTATGCTTTTGTTCTGCCTTTGCCAACAGAATACATATATTATCAAAAATTTGAAGCATAAAGAAACCACCACTCAATTTATTTTGTATACGTAACTTTTACTTAAGTATAATTAGCCTACGAATAAAAGTCAAGTCCTTATCATTCGCCTTCGGCCTGTTCAACCTACCGCTTCCCCAACTGATCTAATATCCCTGTACTTCAATCCAGCTCCTGACGTTCATGATAAGTCATCGCCTCTACGTGATCGGATTTTTACCTAAAGATGTTCGCATATTCAAAATGAGCAAGGCAGTCTTTCATCGACTGCCACTCATCTACTATCGTCCGGTCTGCTGCGGGTGCTGTCTTATTCTCACCGGTATGCCCGGACCGCTGAATAGCACATCCCCTCAAAGCAGGCAATCTTCCTAAACTCTAAACATGACAATCATATAACTGCATCGACATGCGGCGCGGCGGATTTGTTCCCCCATCGCGCCCGGCAACCTCCTCCTTCTGCTTATCCTGCCATTCTTCATCAGGCACAAGTACTCCGTGACTCCTCACCCATTCATCAATATCAGGCTGTCTGTTGTCTGAACCAAGGACAACATACCGGACCTGGTTACTTGCCACTAGCGCTTCTAACCTTTCCCCATCCAAAATCTTCTCTGAACCCATAAAGCCGCCATAAGTAATCACCGGCTCACCGGTCCCAAGAATAATCGGCGACGCCATATGCGCATTGGGTACGGCGACAATATATTTTTCTCCGTTTCTGTGGGACATCAGAAAAGCTTCCAGTTTTTCCGTAGCCATATTAAAACGGTTAGAAAAATTGGGCATATTCCCGGGATATTGTAACTGAGTTTGTAAATCAGGACCGGCAAAAGGAAACGCCGCATTTCCCGAGCCGTATAAAGCAGGCGTAAGCGACCAGGCCAAAGGAGCTGCCAATAGCACAATCACTCCCAGACCAATGACGTAGGAGTAATACCGGTGCTGTCGTCCTCTTTTTCCAGAAGCCTGCCAAATTAAGAGCAGTATAGCCAATAGCCCTATTCCGGCTACCAGTGGCAAAAGCCAGGACCGCCACTCCTCATAGCCGGCAATAAGCCATACCTGTCCAACTACACTTACAAATAAAGCTGCCGGCAGCAGATACCGTCTTTTTCCGTCGCTTGCGCTCCAGGTCGCAAACGTCACATAAGTAATTCCGACTAACGCGGCGATGGCCGGCGCCATCATAACCAAATAATAGCGGTGAGCGCCTTCGGCAATACTGAAAAAAATCATTTCGGGAATAAGCCAACAACCCCAAAAAATCATCTTGATCCTGCTGTTCTCAGGTAACGCCTGACGCTTAAACTGATACAACGAAATAACAATCCCGCTCAGGGCGAACGGTAAAAGCCAACTGATCTGCCCGCCCATTTGGTGATTAAACAGCCTAAACGGGCCGGGTACCCCGCTTTCACCGCCTTGCTGCCGCAGATTTTTCGGCGGAGCTCCGGCCATATTACCGGATACAATGCCGCCGTCAACAGAAGGTATGCCGCTTTGAAATCGCGGCCCATTGGGATTTCTTGCCTGCTCCGGTCTGCCAGGTGTGCGAATTCCATAGCCTAAAAAGTGGCCCAGACCGTTATAGCCCGTGGCAAGTTCAAGCTCTGAGTTTGTTTCGCTGCTGCCAACGTAAGGCCGGTCAGCCGGTGAAATACTATCCACTATTAAAAACCACGGCAAAGAGCTGGCGATTAAAACCAGTGTAGCCAGGAACAGGTGAATCAGTTTTGTTTTGAACCTTTTTCGTTCAACAAGCATGTAGGTAATATAAAAAGTCGGCAAAATCATAAAAGCTTCCAGGCTTTTTATATTAAAACCAACCCCGATAAGAAAAAATGCTAATAAAAGTTTCTTTACATTCAACGTTTCAGCCGCCTGCAAAAATACAAGCACGGCAAACAGTATCGTCATAACCAGCAGCACATCGATCGTATTGTTGCGACTTGCTGCGACAAAAATCGGCGTAAACGCCAAAACAAGCGCTGAAAGCAACCCCGCCTCTTCACCATGATACCGCTTAACCAGCACATACATCAAATATACCGATACCACACCGCCTAATGCCTGTGGTAAAATAATACTCCACCCGTGAAAACCAAAGATTTTCGCGCTTAAGGTCTGCAGCCAAAACCCCAGCGGTGGCTTATCAATAGTAATAAAACCGCCGGGATCGGAAGAAACAAAGAAAAAATTATGCCAGTTCATTATCATACTCTTAACGCCGGCTGCATAATAAAGGTTAGCAAACCCCTCTTGGTCAAGCCGTACAAAATTTAATAAAACCGCCACTAACAGTACGAGTACTATCCTTATCCGTTTCAAGCTGTTTCCTCCCATAGTTTAAACTTAGCCGGTGCTCCACCAAGGGTCTGTCATTGTTCTTTATCCCATGCAAGCCGCTATTATG
This portion of the Propionispora hippei DSM 15287 genome encodes:
- a CDS encoding MarR family winged helix-turn-helix transcriptional regulator, translated to MLQIFDNICILLAKAEQKHNQFTKAVLNQKDLGITPVQMLVLYTLYKGDGISVSELGKRSYLDNSTLTGLIDRLEMMKLVYRADSPEDRRAYLIFLTQKAIDLKAAVLDVCNTVRNEMLKECTGEEIEVLERVLLKIYQTL
- a CDS encoding ArnT family glycosyltransferase — protein: MKRIRIVLVLLVAVLLNFVRLDQEGFANLYYAAGVKSMIMNWHNFFFVSSDPGGFITIDKPPLGFWLQTLSAKIFGFHGWSIILPQALGGVVSVYLMYVLVKRYHGEEAGLLSALVLAFTPIFVAASRNNTIDVLLVMTILFAVLVFLQAAETLNVKKLLLAFFLIGVGFNIKSLEAFMILPTFYITYMLVERKRFKTKLIHLFLATLVLIASSLPWFLIVDSISPADRPYVGSSETNSELELATGYNGLGHFLGYGIRTPGRPEQARNPNGPRFQSGIPSVDGGIVSGNMAGAPPKNLRQQGGESGVPGPFRLFNHQMGGQISWLLPFALSGIVISLYQFKRQALPENSRIKMIFWGCWLIPEMIFFSIAEGAHRYYLVMMAPAIAALVGITYVTFATWSASDGKRRYLLPAALFVSVVGQVWLIAGYEEWRSWLLPLVAGIGLLAILLLIWQASGKRGRQHRYYSYVIGLGVIVLLAAPLAWSLTPALYGSGNAAFPFAGPDLQTQLQYPGNMPNFSNRFNMATEKLEAFLMSHRNGEKYIVAVPNAHMASPIILGTGEPVITYGGFMGSEKILDGERLEALVASNQVRYVVLGSDNRQPDIDEWVRSHGVLVPDEEWQDKQKEEVAGRDGGTNPPRRMSMQLYDCHV